One part of the Cyclobacteriaceae bacterium genome encodes these proteins:
- a CDS encoding serine hydroxymethyltransferase gives MKRDKVIFDLIEKEKKRQQSGIELIASENFASAQVMKAMGTVLTNKYAEGLPGKRYYGGCEVVDEIEQLAIDRVRQLFNADWANVQPHSGAQANAAVMLACLKPGDKILGFDLAHGGHLTHGSPVNFSGKLYQPSFYGVEEATGKIDFDKVIETAKREKPKMIICGASAYSRDWDYKKLREAADAVGALLLADIAHPAGLIARGLLNDPMEYCHIVTTTTHKTLRGPRGGLIMVGKNFDNPWGLKTPKGEFRKITSILDSGVFPGTQGGPLEHVIAAKAIAFEEALSDDYLKYVVQVVKNAKAMAAAFIAKGYSIISGGTDNHLMLIDLRSKNLTGKIAEETLIKADITINKNMVPFDTQSPMVTSGMRIGTPAITTRGLKEKDVVKVVDLIDEALGAPGNADNLKAVKKKVNTFMKKFPLY, from the coding sequence ATGAAAAGAGATAAAGTCATCTTTGACCTGATTGAAAAAGAAAAGAAACGCCAGCAAAGTGGCATTGAATTGATCGCCTCTGAAAACTTTGCCTCCGCCCAGGTAATGAAAGCCATGGGCACTGTGCTTACCAATAAGTATGCTGAAGGCTTACCCGGCAAGCGCTATTATGGTGGTTGTGAAGTGGTGGATGAAATTGAGCAGCTTGCCATTGATCGTGTGCGGCAACTTTTCAATGCCGATTGGGCAAACGTACAGCCACATTCTGGCGCACAAGCAAATGCCGCTGTAATGTTGGCATGCCTAAAACCAGGCGACAAGATACTTGGGTTTGACCTGGCACATGGTGGTCATCTTACGCACGGCTCACCTGTTAATTTTTCAGGAAAACTGTATCAGCCATCGTTTTATGGTGTTGAAGAAGCTACGGGAAAAATCGATTTTGATAAAGTAATAGAAACGGCTAAGCGTGAGAAGCCAAAGATGATTATTTGTGGTGCCTCAGCTTACAGTCGCGATTGGGATTACAAAAAGCTTCGGGAAGCGGCTGATGCCGTAGGTGCTTTACTGCTGGCAGACATTGCCCACCCGGCAGGGTTAATTGCACGCGGATTATTGAACGACCCTATGGAGTATTGCCATATCGTAACTACCACCACGCACAAAACCCTGCGGGGCCCTCGAGGCGGATTGATTATGGTGGGCAAAAATTTTGACAATCCGTGGGGATTAAAAACCCCGAAAGGCGAGTTCAGAAAAATCACTTCCATTTTAGATTCCGGTGTGTTTCCAGGAACACAGGGGGGGCCTCTGGAACATGTGATTGCTGCAAAAGCCATCGCCTTTGAAGAAGCGCTTTCGGATGATTACCTGAAATATGTAGTGCAGGTGGTAAAAAATGCAAAGGCTATGGCCGCAGCGTTTATTGCTAAGGGGTATAGCATCATTTCTGGCGGAACCGACAATCATTTAATGTTGATTGACCTGCGTTCGAAAAACCTTACCGGTAAAATTGCTGAAGAAACATTAATCAAAGCGGATATCACCATCAACAAAAATATGGTGCCATTTGATACACAGTCGCCCATGGTCACTTCAGGCATGCGCATTGGAACACCGGCCATTACAACACGTGGGCTAAAAGAAAAAGATGTTGTGAAGGTTGTTGACCTTATCGATGAAGCTTTGGGCGCCCCCGGTAATGCCGATAATTTAAAAGCGGTGAAGAAGAAGGTGAATACTTTTATGAAGAAGTTTCCATTGTACTGA
- a CDS encoding CvpA family protein — MSILDLILLLIFITGMVSGYKKGFLVSLFSLLAIIFGIVLGFKLMGAAMLTLDDYYNINDKILPYVAFGVVFLIVITVVNLVGKLLKSSIDKTLLGSADQWAGSVMGLLHTMFMVSVGLWIVDALSIQLPKRWTENSWLFTFTSGFAPQVTHWIGEIFPSFRDILQEHTS; from the coding sequence TTGAGTATACTCGACCTGATACTTTTATTGATTTTCATAACCGGAATGGTTTCCGGGTATAAGAAAGGTTTCCTGGTAAGTTTGTTTTCGCTGCTTGCCATCATCTTTGGTATCGTCCTGGGCTTCAAGCTTATGGGAGCAGCCATGCTTACACTTGATGATTATTATAACATCAACGATAAGATTCTTCCCTATGTAGCTTTTGGAGTTGTATTCCTGATCGTAATTACAGTAGTTAACCTGGTGGGTAAACTTTTAAAATCATCAATCGATAAAACCTTGTTGGGCAGTGCCGACCAATGGGCTGGAAGCGTAATGGGATTACTCCATACCATGTTTATGGTAAGTGTAGGGCTGTGGATAGTTGATGCCTTATCCATTCAACTACCTAAACGCTGGACTGAAAACTCATGGCTATTCACGTTTACCTCCGGGTTTGCGCCCCAGGTAACGCATTGGATCGGGGAAATTTTCCCTTCCTTCCGGGATATCCTTCAAGAGCACACCTCCTGA
- the rpiB gene encoding ribose 5-phosphate isomerase B: MSTIAIGSDHAGFEYKEKLKKWLENNGYTVKDFGTHSAESVDYPDFAHPVALAVEKQEAAYGLLLCGSANGVAITANKHQGIRAAICWTEEVAAVVRQHNNANVVCIPARFVSEALAEKILATFLSTPFEGGRHARRVEKISC, translated from the coding sequence ATGAGTACGATAGCTATCGGCAGCGACCACGCAGGGTTTGAGTATAAGGAGAAATTAAAAAAGTGGTTGGAGAATAATGGATACACCGTTAAGGACTTTGGCACACACAGTGCCGAGTCGGTAGACTATCCGGATTTCGCCCACCCAGTGGCATTGGCCGTGGAAAAGCAAGAAGCAGCTTATGGCCTGTTGCTTTGCGGCAGTGCCAATGGCGTAGCCATAACAGCCAATAAACATCAAGGTATTCGTGCGGCCATCTGCTGGACAGAAGAAGTTGCTGCTGTAGTTCGCCAACATAATAACGCCAATGTAGTCTGTATACCCGCCCGTTTTGTTAGCGAAGCGTTGGCTGAAAAAATATTAGCCACATTTTTGAGCACTCCTTTTGAAGGTGGGCGCCACGCCAGAAGGGTGGAGAAAATCAGTTGTTAG
- the rbfA gene encoding 30S ribosome-binding factor RbfA, with protein MAGTTRQQKFARLIHKEISDILQRDKRGILENAFITVADVRVSPDLGVAKIYLSMMLANNKPALLEKINARKSEIRKALGDRIRNQARIIPELVFYIDEVEEKAQRIDEIIKNLNIPPAKT; from the coding sequence ATGGCCGGAACGACACGTCAACAGAAATTTGCCCGACTTATTCATAAGGAAATAAGCGACATCCTTCAGCGCGATAAACGCGGTATACTTGAAAATGCCTTTATTACGGTGGCCGATGTTCGGGTAAGTCCCGATTTGGGTGTTGCTAAAATATACCTGAGCATGATGTTGGCCAACAATAAGCCTGCGCTGCTCGAAAAAATTAATGCCAGAAAGAGTGAAATCCGAAAGGCTTTGGGCGATCGCATACGTAACCAGGCGAGGATAATTCCGGAGTTGGTTTTTTACATTGATGAAGTGGAAGAAAAAGCCCAACGGATTGACGAGATAATCAAAAACCTAAATATCCCACCGGCCAAAACTTGA
- a CDS encoding ABC transporter permease encodes MIGVAFSAAAIIIVLSVFNGLGDLLRSLNNSFDPEIKIEAAEGKSFPVNDSLLTRIRAVEGVSLVTEVIEDYAYVRYRDANQVITLKGVSENFVEQHRMDDKIVAGELRLSRGDAQYAIIGRGVQYTLSVAVGDDMYPLQVYYINNVKSGTLDPSRLYSRKNILVGAAFSIVQNFDENYVIVPLSFAEELLRYENKRTSLEVKTKPGSDLFKVQSRLKNALGEYFLVLNHEEQHKDLYRLLKMEKLFTFLALSVLLGISSINIFFSLMMLALDKKKDISVLAAMGANENLIRRIFIVEGGLIAFGGAALGLVLGGIFCWLQLNYGIISMGMETSVTEGYPVKVKAIDFISTLGVVSLLTFIISWRPAILAARSVSVHNL; translated from the coding sequence CTGATAGGAGTAGCCTTTAGTGCAGCTGCTATTATCATAGTGCTTTCGGTATTTAACGGGCTTGGTGATTTACTACGCTCGCTCAACAACTCCTTTGATCCGGAAATAAAAATTGAAGCTGCCGAGGGAAAATCATTCCCGGTCAACGACTCACTGTTAACCAGAATTAGGGCCGTTGAAGGGGTTTCGCTGGTGACTGAAGTAATTGAAGATTATGCTTACGTGCGTTACCGCGATGCCAACCAGGTAATTACCTTAAAAGGAGTGAGCGAAAATTTTGTAGAACAGCACCGGATGGACGACAAAATAGTAGCCGGTGAACTACGGCTTAGCCGCGGTGATGCCCAGTACGCCATTATTGGGCGGGGCGTTCAATATACGCTTTCCGTTGCGGTGGGCGATGATATGTACCCGCTACAGGTATACTATATCAATAATGTAAAGTCAGGGACTCTTGATCCTTCCCGTTTGTATTCGAGGAAAAATATCTTGGTTGGCGCAGCATTTTCCATTGTTCAGAACTTTGACGAGAACTATGTTATCGTGCCACTGTCTTTTGCAGAGGAATTGCTCCGCTATGAAAATAAGCGAACCTCATTGGAAGTGAAGACCAAACCTGGCTCGGACCTTTTTAAGGTTCAAAGCCGGTTGAAAAATGCTTTAGGGGAATACTTTTTAGTGCTTAACCACGAAGAGCAACATAAGGATTTATACCGTCTGCTGAAAATGGAAAAGTTATTCACCTTCTTAGCGCTGTCAGTATTACTCGGCATAAGTTCTATCAATATTTTTTTTAGTTTAATGATGTTGGCCCTGGACAAAAAGAAGGACATCTCAGTTTTGGCTGCCATGGGAGCCAACGAAAATCTCATCCGAAGGATTTTTATAGTAGAAGGTGGCCTTATTGCTTTTGGCGGTGCTGCACTTGGCCTGGTGCTGGGCGGCATTTTCTGTTGGCTTCAACTTAATTACGGCATTATCAGCATGGGCATGGAAACTTCCGTTACCGAGGGCTATCCGGTTAAGGTTAAGGCCATTGATTTTATAAGCACACTGGGCGTGGTTTCTTTGCTCACATTCATCATCTCCTGGAGGCCGGCAATACTTGCGGCCCGATCGGTTTCGGTTCATAACCTGTAA
- a CDS encoding TPM domain-containing protein, which produces MISRLLLFFLFLISCLAAGQRAVPELWGMRVHDDAKILSTNTIQQLETRLKQFEDSTTNQIAILIIPSLDGEVLEQYSLKVVEKWQLGKKNRDNGVLLLIAVNDRKMRIEVGYGLEGSLPDITCNQIIRNQIAPAFRRGDFDGGVMAGISAIVDAIGGEYSAEGYDEESFEDIPWFVGLFVFGILGIFTFLGLSIKGGAGWFLYVFLIPFYAAFPLALYGWETGKLVLFGHLFGFPILKVIFNKMGWSKLESSGGGSAGDWSSGSGWSSGGGGWSSSSGGGFSGGGGSFGGGGSSGSW; this is translated from the coding sequence ATGATTTCCCGACTTCTGTTATTTTTTCTGTTCCTGATTTCATGTTTAGCTGCAGGTCAACGTGCCGTTCCTGAACTGTGGGGCATGCGGGTGCACGATGACGCAAAAATTTTATCCACCAACACCATTCAACAACTGGAAACTCGCCTCAAGCAGTTTGAAGATTCAACCACCAACCAAATAGCCATACTCATCATTCCATCGTTGGATGGGGAGGTGCTTGAGCAGTATTCATTAAAGGTTGTTGAGAAATGGCAGTTGGGAAAAAAGAACCGGGATAACGGTGTGTTGTTGTTGATTGCCGTGAACGACCGGAAGATGCGCATTGAGGTGGGCTACGGATTGGAAGGCTCGCTACCGGATATCACCTGTAATCAAATCATCCGTAATCAAATTGCACCGGCATTCAGGCGTGGCGATTTTGACGGTGGTGTTATGGCCGGCATTTCTGCAATTGTGGATGCCATTGGTGGTGAATATTCGGCAGAGGGCTATGATGAAGAATCTTTTGAAGATATCCCCTGGTTCGTAGGGCTTTTTGTGTTTGGCATACTTGGCATTTTTACCTTTTTGGGACTTTCGATTAAAGGAGGCGCAGGGTGGTTTTTATATGTGTTTCTCATTCCATTCTATGCTGCTTTTCCACTGGCTTTATATGGTTGGGAAACGGGCAAACTCGTACTCTTTGGCCATTTGTTTGGCTTTCCTATCCTTAAAGTGATTTTTAATAAGATGGGCTGGAGCAAGCTGGAAAGTTCAGGTGGCGGCTCCGCAGGAGACTGGTCCTCAGGCAGTGGCTGGTCATCCGGAGGGGGAGGCTGGTCATCTTCATCCGGAGGAGGCTTTTCTGGTGGTGGCGGTAGTTTTGGCGGTGGCGGAAGCAGTGGCAGTTGGTAA
- a CDS encoding pyridoxine 5'-phosphate synthase, whose translation MTRLSVNINKIATLRNARGGNNPDVIKVAVDCERFGAQGITVHPRPDERHIRYTDVIQLAAVVKTEFNIEGCPDERYLQIIREAKPAQATLVPDAPDAVTSNTGWDTIKHDAFLKEVVKELKRYTSRVSIFVNPDTKMVEGAAVVGADRIELYTEPYAHDYHTNRYKAVKPYVECAQVAARLGLGINAGHDLDLHNLRFLKESIPYLDEVSIGHALVCDALYFGLENTIQLYLRQLRD comes from the coding sequence ATGACGCGACTAAGCGTAAACATTAACAAGATAGCCACGCTGCGGAATGCACGGGGCGGCAACAACCCCGATGTGATCAAGGTGGCAGTGGATTGCGAACGTTTTGGCGCCCAAGGCATAACCGTACACCCACGCCCCGATGAGCGACATATCCGTTACACCGATGTTATTCAACTGGCAGCTGTTGTAAAAACAGAGTTTAACATTGAAGGCTGTCCGGATGAACGGTATTTACAAATTATCCGGGAAGCAAAACCTGCTCAGGCAACACTGGTGCCTGATGCACCCGATGCGGTAACCTCCAATACCGGATGGGATACAATTAAGCATGATGCTTTTTTGAAAGAGGTAGTAAAGGAATTGAAACGGTACACATCCCGTGTCTCAATCTTTGTAAATCCCGACACCAAAATGGTTGAAGGTGCAGCAGTTGTTGGTGCTGACCGGATTGAACTTTATACAGAACCTTATGCCCATGACTATCACACCAATCGCTATAAGGCTGTTAAGCCATACGTGGAGTGTGCACAGGTTGCAGCGCGTTTGGGGCTGGGCATTAATGCAGGGCACGATCTTGATTTACATAACCTGCGTTTTCTAAAAGAATCCATCCCATACCTGGATGAAGTTTCCATTGGCCATGCACTGGTTTGTGATGCACTTTATTTTGGTTTGGAAAATACCATTCAACTATACCTCAGGCAATTGAGGGATTGA
- a CDS encoding GatB/YqeY domain-containing protein — MSLKTQIDGDIKKAMLAKNKEELEALRSIKSLILLAETEKGGSGDVSSDAENKLLMKAAKQRKESADIFSQQGRNDLAERELFQLEVISRYLPKQLTENEVTDALKKIIAELGATGPQDMGKIMGTATKKLAGQADGKLIADLVKKLLTP, encoded by the coding sequence ATGAGCCTGAAGACACAGATTGATGGTGATATAAAGAAAGCCATGTTGGCCAAGAACAAAGAAGAACTTGAAGCACTTCGTAGCATTAAGTCGCTCATTTTATTGGCTGAAACTGAAAAGGGAGGAAGTGGCGATGTTTCCTCGGATGCCGAAAACAAGTTATTGATGAAAGCAGCCAAGCAGCGTAAAGAATCGGCCGATATTTTCAGCCAGCAAGGGAGAAATGATTTGGCTGAAAGAGAATTGTTTCAACTGGAGGTGATAAGCCGTTACCTTCCAAAGCAGCTTACTGAAAATGAAGTGACTGACGCGTTGAAAAAAATTATCGCTGAACTTGGGGCCACCGGCCCACAGGATATGGGCAAGATTATGGGAACTGCTACCAAAAAACTTGCCGGCCAGGCCGATGGAAAATTGATTGCCGACTTAGTGAAAAAACTGTTGACCCCTTGA
- a CDS encoding alpha/beta hydrolase produces MALTVKEDQGFKYVDEGNGPVLMLLHGLFGALSNWEGVVNRFASSFRVVIPMLPIYEMPVREAGLEGLRKFVEEFVALKKLDDMIIMGNSLGGHVALVYTLKNPNKVKKLILTGSSGLFEDSMGGSYPKRGNYEYIRERVAYTFFDPTVATKELVDEVFETTNSIPKCMRIVAIAKSAQRNNMADEIPNIKVPTLLVWGLNDTITPPMVAHEFNRLIPNSSLKFIDHCCHAPMMEHPEKFNELMEDFLLN; encoded by the coding sequence ATGGCGCTTACCGTTAAAGAGGATCAAGGTTTCAAATATGTTGATGAGGGCAATGGCCCCGTGTTGATGTTATTGCACGGATTATTCGGGGCCCTCAGCAATTGGGAAGGTGTTGTAAACCGTTTCGCTTCAAGCTTCAGGGTTGTTATCCCCATGCTCCCGATTTATGAAATGCCTGTGCGCGAAGCCGGTCTTGAAGGATTACGGAAATTCGTAGAGGAATTTGTTGCCCTCAAAAAGCTGGATGATATGATTATTATGGGCAATAGCCTGGGTGGCCATGTTGCACTGGTCTATACGCTTAAAAATCCTAACAAGGTTAAAAAGTTAATACTCACCGGCAGCTCAGGCTTATTTGAAGATTCCATGGGAGGCTCCTACCCAAAACGCGGTAATTATGAGTATATCCGCGAGCGGGTAGCTTACACCTTTTTTGACCCTACAGTAGCCACAAAAGAATTGGTGGATGAAGTTTTTGAGACCACTAACAGCATTCCGAAATGCATGCGCATTGTGGCCATCGCCAAATCAGCACAACGCAATAATATGGCCGATGAAATTCCCAACATTAAGGTACCCACATTGTTAGTATGGGGGCTTAACGATACCATAACACCGCCCATGGTCGCCCATGAGTTCAATCGGTTAATCCCGAACTCCTCGTTAAAATTTATCGACCATTGTTGCCATGCGCCCATGATGGAGCACCCTGAAAAATTTAATGAGCTTATGGAAGACTTTTTGCTCAATTGA
- a CDS encoding TPM domain-containing protein, which translates to MSLRKTFTDAELERIKAAVRQAEANISGEIVPVMVSKSGYYTIANYKGSLWVSFLVFAFIVIFDRFVPSLAVYDPLLIFLLVLLAGVVGGVAPNFSDDLRRMLVTQRHMDHATRQRAENAFLEQEVFNTRHRTGIMIFISFFEHEVIIMGDQGISKVVEQKIWDKLVQDLTAYIRKGKTVEGLETTIKRCGEILLEKGFKKTADDVNELRDDVRLD; encoded by the coding sequence ATGAGCCTACGGAAGACCTTTACTGATGCAGAGCTTGAGCGTATAAAAGCAGCAGTGCGACAGGCCGAAGCCAATATTTCAGGGGAGATTGTTCCGGTTATGGTTTCGAAAAGTGGTTATTATACCATTGCCAACTACAAGGGAAGTTTATGGGTTTCATTTTTGGTGTTTGCTTTCATTGTCATCTTCGACAGGTTTGTTCCATCACTAGCGGTTTATGATCCCTTGCTTATTTTTCTTTTGGTTTTATTGGCGGGTGTTGTTGGCGGGGTAGCGCCAAACTTTTCAGATGATTTGCGAAGAATGCTGGTAACCCAGCGTCACATGGATCACGCTACGCGCCAGCGTGCAGAGAATGCGTTTTTAGAGCAGGAAGTTTTCAATACCCGGCACCGTACAGGCATAATGATTTTCATTTCATTTTTTGAACATGAGGTGATCATTATGGGCGATCAGGGAATAAGCAAAGTGGTGGAACAAAAAATTTGGGACAAACTTGTACAGGATTTAACGGCTTACATACGGAAGGGAAAAACAGTGGAAGGCCTTGAAACAACCATTAAACGCTGTGGTGAAATTTTATTGGAGAAGGGCTTTAAGAAGACAGCGGATGATGTGAACGAACTCCGTGACGATGTTAGATTAGATTGA
- the tatC gene encoding twin-arginine translocase subunit TatC, giving the protein MAEEKEMTFLDHLEELRWHIIRSLLVVVVCTIVAFIYGKWIFDHVVFAVAQPDFIFFDWMCSLGKLVGYTETLCVDEIPFKIQSRQMTGQFTMHIASSLFIGVTTSFPYIVWELWRFIKPGLVTKERKFSRGAVLSISFLFFTGVSFGYFIMSPLAVYFLSTYSLSDVIVNEFDITSYVSTIITLVFGSGLLFQLPVVVYFLTKIGMLTPAFMRQYRRHAIVIILIVAAIITPPDPFSQTLIGIPLYLLYEFSILISAIVVKRQAKRDREEEQSYKAP; this is encoded by the coding sequence ATGGCTGAAGAAAAAGAAATGACCTTCCTTGATCACCTCGAGGAGTTGCGCTGGCACATCATCCGGTCCCTGCTGGTTGTGGTGGTGTGCACTATTGTGGCCTTTATCTATGGCAAATGGATTTTTGATCATGTTGTATTTGCAGTAGCACAACCTGATTTTATTTTCTTTGACTGGATGTGCTCGCTTGGGAAATTAGTAGGCTATACAGAAACACTTTGCGTGGATGAAATCCCTTTTAAAATACAAAGCCGGCAGATGACCGGTCAGTTTACCATGCACATTGCATCGTCATTGTTTATTGGGGTAACAACTTCTTTTCCGTACATCGTTTGGGAATTGTGGCGATTCATTAAACCGGGATTGGTAACAAAAGAGCGGAAGTTTTCACGCGGGGCTGTATTATCCATATCATTTTTGTTTTTCACCGGGGTGTCTTTCGGTTACTTCATCATGAGCCCGTTAGCCGTGTATTTTCTTTCAACCTATTCGCTCAGCGATGTAATCGTAAACGAGTTTGACATTACCTCGTATGTTTCCACCATTATCACCCTTGTGTTTGGCAGCGGATTGTTGTTTCAACTTCCGGTCGTAGTATATTTTCTTACTAAAATAGGTATGCTCACCCCGGCTTTCATGCGGCAATACCGCAGGCATGCCATCGTGATTATATTAATCGTAGCCGCTATCATTACCCCGCCCGATCCGTTTAGTCAAACGCTCATTGGCATACCCTTGTACTTGCTCTATGAATTCAGTATCTTAATATCGGCCATCGTTGTTAAACGTCAGGCTAAGCGCGACAGGGAAGAAGAACAATCTTATAAAGCACCATGA
- a CDS encoding CBS domain-containing protein has translation MIAEDLINHMIPPLKATDDAHKAIVWMEEFRCNQMPVVEEGKLLGFISEEIILEANDIEKRVGDFNLIGEKCCVSTTSHFYDILKIASDNKLQMVAVLDDVGQYYGVITVQDTITSFAQTAAVQMPGGILVLSMNLNDYSLAEISRLIEENNTKVLSSIVKDDPMNPGKIRLTLKLNQVELSRVVATLERFNYRVIGRYQEASPMGSEKERLDMLLRYLDI, from the coding sequence ATGATAGCCGAAGATCTTATCAACCACATGATCCCGCCCTTAAAGGCAACGGATGATGCGCACAAAGCCATCGTGTGGATGGAAGAGTTTCGTTGTAACCAAATGCCGGTAGTAGAAGAAGGAAAACTTCTTGGCTTTATCTCAGAAGAGATAATCCTGGAGGCCAATGACATTGAAAAAAGGGTTGGGGATTTTAACCTTATCGGTGAAAAATGCTGCGTTTCAACCACCAGCCATTTTTACGACATTCTAAAGATAGCTTCTGACAACAAGTTACAAATGGTGGCCGTGCTTGACGATGTGGGTCAGTATTATGGTGTTATCACCGTGCAGGACACCATAACTTCATTTGCCCAAACGGCAGCCGTGCAAATGCCCGGAGGCATTTTGGTGCTGTCCATGAACCTTAACGATTACTCACTGGCTGAAATAAGTCGGTTAATCGAAGAAAATAATACTAAAGTATTAAGTAGCATCGTCAAGGATGATCCGATGAACCCTGGTAAGATAAGGCTTACCCTTAAGCTCAATCAGGTAGAATTATCAAGAGTTGTAGCGACACTCGAACGTTTCAACTACCGGGTTATCGGGCGATACCAGGAAGCCAGCCCTATGGGCTCTGAAAAAGAACGGTTGGATATGCTGCTTCGTTACCTGGATATTTAA